One window of the Doryrhamphus excisus isolate RoL2022-K1 chromosome 10, RoL_Dexc_1.0, whole genome shotgun sequence genome contains the following:
- the spen gene encoding msx2-interacting protein isoform X2: MGSGTTLSSGVGGIVNSIASNTGTTGATVSATGGNGGSTSSGVSFYRSHSRSPCRFETPEPRYESRSREAFTLASVVHRDLYREDRGRRGERSYRHSRSRSPHSTHSRNPSPQRLACQASRPPCSHSRSGSRSRSSSSDSVSSTSSSTSGSDSSSSSSDESPARSVQSAAVPAPSALPLSSLDKDEPRKSFGIKVQNLPARSTDTSLKDGLFHEFKKHGKVTSVQIHGASEARYGLVFFRQQEDQEKALGASKGKLFFGMQIDVTAWNGPETESENEFRPLDERIDEFHPKATRTLFIGNLEKTTTYHDLLNIFQRFGEIVDIDIKKVNGAPQYAFLQYCDIASVCKAIKKMDGEYLGNNRLKLGFGKSMPTTCVWLDGLASNTTEQFLTRHFCRYGHVVKVVFDRMKAMALILYNNIEYAQAAVKDTKGWKIGGTKIKVDFANQESQMAFYRSMQASGQDIRDFYDILSERRDDRRSQYEFQAERQYYESVRTPGTYAEDPRRKYTTRSREFYTEWDPYQGDYYDPQYYEDAREYREYRTDPYEQDIRKYTYLQRERERERERFETDRGRDHGRRTTERSQSPTLVATRRPASPAASPSLSERIPSDLDRQLCCRSSERSGSCSSVSPPRFEKPEKARTERYNKTDKFEKDRVLEVEMVNLVEKEKRTGRKDRGDKDKSERQRLKKLKVTQQIIQTCDTEPEFDRHINPESSLPSKSSKIQKDASSKAKLDLLPCVVQLTRVKEKEGKLTGHEKQILRVGSDSPRLASPSAEQRSPHFRTESTKGDIAKHGKVVRDKNMQCLVEHIDMDMTIKSKKHGKLEIGFDSGISLDFDRLAARKRRFEDSGKNDRQKRIGEEDLGRAVLHKPWNNKDPDFDKNVFIKKMHKKEHNKEKSVQIFSINSPSEGQDCDNSLSGSLQPQSQQAALPDELSGQLHSSYLKMELLGSKSENRSSLTKTSSYGALDFAEDSEILPEKEQSGRNGRDSEDEEQFVRIGQMYTLTKQSEQSRWLQTKLCDPDKRDKDDASPSNEAQDFGKDYVTHDIGKQNQDINNDDLTSYKRKRNETFDFEIVTSKKEPNFGASQSLDENMLQRRTSTPVAIPANRDDQTTQISTSATKKERKSPLTKDDFSNTESLKNSLGLKSRLFQTSETEQAKLKTSFLGCNDNAMHHWVGKISSDSQKMEMTSELPKHQALGKCIGQDLEPGEVQSDSDDDGERKPISTKSGHSLSYILRERDERVTELKLSGSLEKNKFYSFALDKTITPDTKALLERAKTLYSSREDNWSFLPSCFPTTHSCSDKNKVELAPRPIPSWYMKKKKSRASCDENLHDKKEEFKPQDQERQELFASRFLHSSIFEQDSRRLQHLERKEQHCETGSERNVPNPGAPRVQTESENGDVPREPIVLFRSRFLELQQQRDKDYCPLEPENDSAGVELKHNYMPCCDDVLSDDKTTNMPSKLDEKSLGPHLTLISVSPSLPCLKDMSPPEKKEMFSPSIDELVSSQQEDSGEPVLEIALSPPVLEILKPLTPKLTITPPLLLSEQENEVETKIELIEPKVELGDSLSMEQNHRVEIKPPTPGSSVSTLERVNTGPSDTRLECTKMKDECDDKTKFKTETQEAHHCENSKVTEPDSEVCMPELEVEKPVPNRRQPKNKKAKPLSMLRTTKPPPKDKPATRKSERIDREKLKRGSSSRAEAPKGAVEHKTTSKSPMNASDSEQNLESTLVHGRTRRRNVRSVYATVHEGEQPAKETVEPSRTMRKRSTDKEPIQQDTQIPSTNPRRGRPPKKGVKPKVDNTMLVKVDQQKTKDDSTEAGENSTTLEVVKSTEGWRSPRTQKTHQTSSALVSKKVSRLDKQCGGTTVLVELTDMTSIDESELKPKDCNLLGKLPEKIDTNLQIHLKEKDSAPTSAAPTDGDVDNMSVTDKKHPDKSVKMKTQRLKRNAKQVIEDKSHTLRNLEIRVSVDDVKGLLCSENDDSESFEASIKKTKTLAEKEESNIICFPKQSKELNVQNSDDTLSEPVLPPADLLAHQMELEQAVENIAKLTVEQPPRPYKETASAQPPALPPAVSEPQGEEEEKRTNPSSETELAAAIDSITAEEASTDADGFTAPPSFTALIPTPDSLLSASSGEMAEPGTHMVRNNIHAADSDDGVSTGGPKGLTAKSKTTEDPPLPDTPKKIGKVRAKTQKKSRIRKCAVNKKDESSEVVMHPEPSLKLPESIPEDPEIINSKAAVITTGTTVAGSVVTAVATCRRDVTSALTLGTPKEAEQPEVEQPVPKESAFHSDSSAISNCKKHLQAAEPSSSSLTPAPARIQPLSPSGVPLIRPAKIPLSPSWPQTEESRIFVAPPCNVKVVASSVPASTSLGPSSINPPMPPDTKASDIDSSSSTLRKILMEPKYVSASNSNSIPNTMVTSTLSETLQMSENENPSVAVGQKHVEERLSFHPQSIHHKPPQTESHKNCGENTQNTVISPATSVISRIPIPYDTDETPRISLSSRSMCQSLPKQKFKVNLNENSRYHGLDMVEDATRGRSVVETTRSLPGLRVNTSEGVVVLSYSGPKTEGPHRMRAKISQIPQASAGDMEFQHSVPKSHTKQDPIVASPQSLNIKSPLSSSAYGRTGVLLSNQSYNSQPVFSSTKQSSRGCDKPDVLYHTASPGSVVKMFPQPVSSPPVLVYNQAVIQQQHGKRAGTEALPKKLDIGKSVPQANLNPVKSSHHPLQSASRISSTTGPPIDCSALHLKQDPQSPQNVHPPSTFGKACTPSTSPGTSVVMGHVMSVPAYSSTVHHPHSEQSSVIMQPQSVTQSVPHETSLSGAPMPAINYGRRSNSLTSLQHSGITQSVVIRQSHSTSQGSLSSGGGTDEDSRPFNQALSRHSVPQLKSDSMILQSDRRQRHPSLCIDQYRDMHQHILTHQQLGEQVSVETRHTSDPGTTLSSNMSGPSQCPIVRKSSEVSRKESHQPIEGQLIHSPNNESRIRQVHSSSPVMVSPHAHGIQLVHLGSGASFSVYREPRGFPTQLTGHPSSGHGLVNQGGTSSQIPLEPELGHRCKIPQSLVGVSDLKPDSPHLRHSTSSDILHMSRIPREGASPSYQSPMNHKPDLSPQKGPPCFLTTPLPVVPTSSSLQPRPDAKTEHSGHHSVDMVQLLTKYPIMWQGLLALKNDQAAVQLHFVSGNTLLAQRSLPPPEGGPLLRIVQRMRLEASQLDSVTRRMTVDNDYCLLLALPCGRDQDDVLGQTQALKSGFITYLQAKQAAGIINVPNPGSNQPAYVVQIFPPCDFSESHLSRLAPDLLDSISSISPHLMIVIASV, translated from the exons ATGGGAAGCGGTACAACACTGTCCTCTGGAGTCGGGGGGATTGTTAATTCTATTGCTAGCAACACCGGAACAACGGGAGCGACAGTGTCTGCCACGGGAGGAAATGGTGGATCTACATCCAGCGGGGTCAGCTTCTACCGCTCCCACAGCAGGAGTCCGTGTCGCTTTGAGACACCGGAGCCTCGTTATGAATCCCGATCCAGGGAAGCCTTTACTTTGGCCAGTGTGGTTCACAGGGACCTTTACAGAGAGGACAGGGGGCGGCGCGGCGAGCGCTCGTATCGACACAGTCGCAGCCGGTCTCCACATTCGACGCATTCACGCAACCCTTCTCCTCAGAGACTGGCATGTCAGGCGAGCAGACCTCCGTGCTCCCACAGCAGGTCAGGTTCTCGCAGCCGATCCTCCAGTTCCGACTCGGtcagcagcaccagcagcagcaccagtgGCAG TGATTCCAGCAGTAGCTCAAGCGATGAGTCTCCAGCACGCTCAGTACAGTCAGCCGCTGTTCCGGCGCCTTCAGCACTTCCTTTATCATCCCTTGACAAGGACGAACCGCGTAAAAGTTTCGGCATCAAGGTCCAAAATCTTCCTGCGCGTTCTACAG ATACAAGTCTAAAGGATGGTTTGTTTCATGAGTTTAAAAAACATGGAAAGGTCACATCGGTACAAATTCATGGCGCTTCAGAGGCTCGCTACGGGCTTGTTTTTTTCCGCCAGCAAGAAGACCAAGAAAAAGCTCTTGGAGCATCAAAGGGGaagcttttttttggaatgcaaaTTGATGTCACTGCCTGGAACGGTCCAG agACGGAAAGTGAGAATGAGTTCCGGCCCTTAGACGAAAGGATAGACGAGTTTCATCCAAAGGCCACACGGACATTATTTATTGGGAATCTGGAGAAGACCACCACATACCATGATCTGCTCAACATTTTTCAGCGCTTTGGAGAAATTGTG GATATCGACATTAAGAAAGTGAATGGAGCCCCACAATATGCCTTTCTACAATATTGTGACATTGCAAGTGTCTGCAAAGCCataaagaagatggatggagagtACCTCGGAAACAACAGACTTAAG TTGGGATTTGGAAAGAGCATGCCTACAACATGTGTCTGGCTTGATGGATTAGCATCAAACACAACGGAGCAGTTTCTTACCCGCCATTTCTGCCGCTATGGGCATGTTGTCAAG GTTGTGTTTGACCGAATGAAAGCGATGGCCCTTATCTTGTATAACAACATCGAATATGCACAAGCTGCCGTAAAAGACACTAAGGGATGGAAGATAGGGGGCACCAAAATAAAG gtGGACTTTGCCAATCAGGAGAGCCAGATGGCTTTCTATCGTTCAATGCAAGCATCTGGCCAGGATATTCGAGATTTTTATGACATTCTTTCTGAAAGAAG GGATGATCGACGCTCTCAATATGAGTTTCAAGCGGAAAGACAATATTATGAAAGTGTACGCACACCGGGGACTTATGCTGAAGATCCTCGTCGTAAATACACAACCAGAAGTCGTGAGTTCTACACCGAATGGGATCCATATCAAGGAGATTACTACGATCCGCAATACTATGAAGACGCAAGGGAATATCGAGAATACAGAACCGATCCATATGAGCAAGATATTCGTAAATACACTTATTTGCAGCGAGAACGTGAGAGGGAGAGGGAACGCTTTGAGACCGACCGTGGTCGTGACCATGGGAGAAGAACTACTGAACGGAGCCAAAGCCCAACTCTTGTTGCCACTCGTCGCCCCGCAAGCCCCGCAGCATCCCCTTCCCTCTCCGAAAGGATACCAAGCGACTTGGATCGCCAGCTGTGTTGCAGATCATCTGAAAGAAGCGGGAGCTGTAGTTCAGTTTCCCCACCCAGATTTGAAAAACCTGAAAAGGCACGCACAGAACGATACAATAAAACTGACAAATTTGAAAAGGATCGTGTGCTTGAAGTTGAAATGGTAAATTTAGTGGAAAAAGAAAAGCGGACTGGACGTAAAGATCGCGGGGATAAGGATAAAAGTGAAAGACAGCGACTTAAAAAGCTCAAAGTTACTCAACAAATCATCCAAACTTGTGATACGGAGCCTGAATTTGATCGACACATAAACCCCGAGTCTTCCCTTCCAAGTAAAAGTAGTAAAATTCAGAAAGATGCCTCGAGTAAAGCCAAGTTAGATCTTCTGCCATGCGTGGTGCAGCTAACTCgtgtgaaagaaaaagaaggaaaactGACTGgccatgaaaaacaaatattgagAGTTGGGAGTGACAGTCCGAGACTGGCATCACCTTCGGCTGAACAAAGAAGTCCTCACTTCCGCACAGAGTCTACAAAAGGGGACATCGCCAAACATGGCAAGGTTGTCAGGGATAAAAACATGCAGTGTTTGGTGGAACACATCGATATGGATATGACAATCAAGtccaaaaaacatggaaaattgGAAATTGGTTTTGACAGTggcatttccttggattttgaTCGTTTAGCTGCAAGAAAGAGGCGTTTTgaagactctggcaaaaatgaTCGCCAAAAGAGAATTGGTGAGGAGGACCTTGGTAGAGCAGTACTTCATAAGCCTTGGAATAATAAGGACCCAGACTTCGATAAGAATGTTTTCATAAAAAAGATGCACAAAAAGGAGCACAATAAGGAGAAATCTGTGCAAATATTTTCAATTAACAGTCCCAGTGAGGGACAAGACTGTGATAACTCCTTAAGTGGTTCCCTTCAGCCGCAGTCCCAGCAAGCAGCACTGCCTGATGAACTTTCAGGACAATTACACTCCTCCTACCTAAAGATGGAATTATTGGGTTCAAAAAGTGAAAATCGCTCCAGTCTCACAAAAACATCAAGTTATGGCGCCCTTGATTTTGCTGAGGACAGCGAGATTTTGCCTGAAAAGGAACAAAGTGGAAGGAATGGCAGAGACTCGGAAGATGAGGAACAGTTTGTACGCATTGGTCAGATGTATACTTTGACAAAACAAAGTGAACAGAGTCGATGGTTGCAAACCAAGCTCTGTGATCCGGACAAGCGTGATAAGGATGACGCTTCCCCGAGTAATGAAGCTCAAGACTTTGGAAAGGATTATGTCACACATGATATTGGAAAACAAAACCAGGACATAAACAATGATGACCTCACCTCgtataaaagaaaaagaaatgagACTTTTGACTTTGAAATAGTTACTTCAAAAAAAGAGCCAAACTTTGGAGCTTCCCAATCATTAGATGAGAATATGCTGCAGCGTCGAACATCCACACCAGTTGCCATCCCAGCAAACAGGGACGATCAAACCACACAGATTTCTACATCAGcgacaaagaaagaaagaaagtcaCCTCTGACAAAAGACGATTTTTCAAACACAGAGTCATTAAAAAATAGTTTGGGCCTGAAAAGTAGACTTTTTCAGACATCTGAAACAGAGCAAGCAAAGCTGAAGACCTCATTTCTCGGCTGCAATGACAACGCGATGCACCATTGGGTAGGGAAGATTTCATCAGATTCTCAAAAAATGGAAATGACAAGTGAACTTCCAAAACACCAAGCTCTCGGCAAATGCATCGGACAGGATTTAGAACCAGGAGAAGTCCAGTCTGATTCAGATGATGATGGAGAAAGAAAACCCATATCTACGAAGTCCGGTCATTCCTTGTCGTATATTCTCAGGGAACGTGATGAGAGAGTGACTGAGTTGAAACTTTCTGGTTCATTGGAAAAGAATAAATTTTACTCCTTTGCATTAGATAAAACAATAACCCCTGATACAAAAGCACTCCTTGAAAGAGCGAAGACGCTGTACTCTTCCCGAGAAGACAACTGGTCCTTTCTTCCATCTTGCTTCCCAACCACGCACAGCTGCTCGGATAAAAACAAGGTAGAGTTAGCACCCCGTCCGATCCCTTCTTGGtatatgaagaagaagaagagccgTGCAAGTTGTGATGAAAACCTGCATGACAAAAAAGAGGAATTTAAGCCTCAGGATCAAGAACGTCAGGAATTGTTTGCCTCCCGCTTCCTTCATAGCTCCATCTTTGAACAGGATTCTCGCCGTTTACAGCACCTTGAGCGTAAAGAGCAACATTGCGAAACTGGAAGTGAGAGGAATGTTCCAAATCCAGGGGCTCCTCGTGTACAGACGGAATCTGAAAATGGTGATGTTCCACGTGAGCCCATAGTCCTGTTTCGCAGTCGGTTTTTGGAGCTTCAACAGCAAAGGGACAAGGACTACTGTCCACTTGAACCTGAGAATGATTCAGCTGGAGTGGAGCTTAAACATAATTATATGCCATGTTGTGATGATGTGCTCTCTGATGATAAGACCACTAATATGCCATCGAAGCTTGATGAAAAATCACTCGGTCCGCATTTGACTCTCATATCTGTTTCCCCATCTCTTCCCTGCCTTAAAGACATGTCGCCACctgaaaagaaagaaatgttCTCACCATCAATTGATGAACTTGTGTCAAGTCAACAAGAAGACAGTGGCGAGCCGGTTCTGGAGATAGCTCTATCTCCTCCTGTTCTGGAAATCTTGAAACCTCTCACTCCTAAACTAACTATAACCCCTCCGCTTTTACTTTCAGAGCAAGAAAATGAAGTAGAAACAAAAATAGAGTTAATTGAACCTAAAGTAGAACTCGGTGACAGTTTGTCAATGGAACAGAATCATCGTGTTGAGATTAAGCCTCCAACCCCTGGGAGTTCTGTGAGTACTTTAGAACGGGTGAATACAGGTCCCTCAGATACCCGCTTAGAGTGTACAAAGATGAAAGACGAATGTGATGACAAAACCAAATTTAAAACAGAAACTCAGGAAGCACACCATTGTGAGAACTCAAAGGTAACAGAACCAGACAGTGAAGTTTGTATGCCGGAGCTGGAGGTTGAAAAACCAGTACCAAACCGAAGACAGCCGAAGAACAAGAAGGCAAAACCACTGTCCATGTTACGCACAACAAAGCCTCCCCCAAAAGATAAACCTGCAACACGAAAGAGTGAACGTATCGATAGAGAGAAACTGAAAAGGGGCTCATCTTCCAGAGCGGAAGCACCGAAAGGAGCGGTGGAACATAAAACCACATCAAAATCCCCAATGAATGCATCAGATTCTGAACAAAACCTTGAGTCTACTTTGGTTCATGGCAGAACACGTCGAAGGAACGTGAGGTCAGTCTACGCCACTGTACATGAGGGAGAACAGCCTGCCAAAGAGACAGTTGAGCCATCACGAACAATGCGCAAACGTAGTACTGACAAAGAAccaatacagcaagatactcaAATTCCAAGTACAAATCCCAGAAGAGGACGCCCGCCTAAAAAAGGTGTCAAACCAAAAGTGGACAATACAATGCTAGTAAAGGTGGATCAGCAGAAAACAAAGGATGATAGCACTGAGGCTGGTGAAAACTCAACTACGCTGGAAGTTGTAAAATCAACCGAGGGATGGCGTTCTCCCAGGACGCAGAAAACGCATCAAACTTCATCAGCTCTGGTTAGTAAAAAAGTCAGCAGATTGGACAAACAGTGTGGCGGCACGACTGTTCTTGTTGAACTAACTGATATGACAAGCATCGATGAATCAGAGCTGAAACCTAAAGACTGCAATCTACTTGGAAAGTTACCAGAAAAAATAGACACAAATTTGCAAATTCACCTGAAAGAAAAAGACTCTGCCCCCACATCTGCTGCACCCACTGATGGTGATGTTGACAACATGAGTGTAACAGACAAGAAACACCCTGACAAGAGCgtcaaaatgaaaacacaaaggTTGAAACGAAATGCCAAGCAGGTCATTGAAGATAAGTCTCACACCTTAAGAAATCTTGAAATCCGTGTCAGCGTTGATGATGTGAAAGGTTTGCTTTGCTCTGAGAATGATGACTCTGAGTCGTTTGAAGCCAGCATCAAGAAAACCAAGACATTAGCAGAGAAAGAGGAATCAAACATAATTTGCTTTCCAAAACAGTCAAAGGAGCTTAACGTGCAAAACAGTGACGACACTCTCTCTGAACCTGTGCTTCCACCTGCTGATCTCCTAGCACATCAAATGGAACTAGAGCAGGCGGTTGAAAATATTGCTAAACTTACAGTAGAGCAACCACCTCGACCATATAAGGAGACAGCTTCGGCACAACCCCCCGCACTGCCTCCTGCAGTGTCAGAGCCGCAAGGTGAGGAAGAGGAAAAGCGAACCAACCCTTCAAGTGAAACGGAACTTGCAGCTGCTATCGATTCCATCACAGCCGAAGAAGCGAGCACAGATGCAGATGGCTTCACAGCTCCTCCGTCTTTCACAGCTTTAATTCCCACACCCGATTCACTGCTGTCTGCCTCCTCCGGTGAGATGGCGGAACCCGGAACACACATGGTTCGCAATAACATTCATGCTGCTGACTCAGATGATGGTGTTTCAACAGGTGGTCCAAAGGGTCTAACAGCAAAATCTAAGACTACTGAGGATCCCCCACTCCCAGATACACCCAAGAAAATTGGAAAAGTCAGGGCCAAAACCCAGAAAAAGTCAAGAATTCGTAAATGTGCAGTAAACAAAAAAGATGAATCTTCTGAAGTGGTGATGCATCCTGAGCCCTCTCTGAAACTACCCGAGTCAATCCCAGAGGACCCCGAAATCATAAATTCCAAGGCAGCAGTTATTACAACTGGGACGACGGTAGCAGGATCTGTGGTCACAGCCGTTGCTACATGTCGACGTGACGTTACAAGCGCTTTAACATTAGGCACACCCAAAGAGGCAGAACAACCTGAAGTTGAACAGCCAGTTCCTAAAGAATCAGCCTTTCATTCAGATTCAAGCGCCATCTCCAATTGCAAAAAGCATCTGCAAGCAGCGGAGCCATCTTCCTCGAGTCTTACCCCTGCACCTGCCCGAATTCAACCATTGTCCCCTTCAGGTGTGCCTTTAATACGACCTGCCAAAATTCCACTTTCACCAAGCTGGCCTCAAACTGAAGAAAGTAGAATTTTTGTCGCCCCACCATGCAATGTAAAAGTGGTAGCTTCCTCTGTGCCAGCATCAACTTCGCTTGGACCCTCTTCAATCAATCCCCCAATGCCTCCTGATACTAAGGCTTCGGATATTGATTCCAGTTCCAGTACCTTAAGAAAAATCCTAATGGAACCTAAATATGTGTCTGCATCAAACAGTAATTCTATACCCAACACGATGGTGACATCTACCCTGTCAGAGACTTTACAGATGTCAGAAAATGAAAATCCCTCTGTTGCTGTGGGTCAAAAGCATGTGGAGGAGAGATTGTCTTTCCACCCTCAGTCTATACATCACAAACCTCCACAGACAGAGTCCCATAAGAATTGTGGTGAGAACACCCAAAATACTGTCATTTCCCCTGCGACCTCAGTAATAAGTCGTATTCCAATACCTTACGATACAGACGAAACTCCACGGATTTCCCTTAGTAGTCGAAGCATGTGTCAGTCTTTGCCCAAACAAAAATTCAAAGTAAACTTGAATGAGAATAGTCGATACCATGGTCTAGATATGGTTGAAGATGCAACTAGAGGACGCTCTGTTGTGGAGACCACCCGCTCACTCCCTGGCCTTAGAGTAAATACATCCGAAGGTGTTGTTGTACTGAGTTATTCAGGACCGAAGACAGAAGGACCCCACAGAATGAGAGCCAAAATAAGTCAAATTCCTCAAGCCAGTGCGGGAGACATGGAGTTTCAGCATTCCGTGCCTAAATCTCACACAAAACAAGACCCCATCGTAGCGTCGCCCCAGTCACTCAACATAAAATCGCCCCTAAGTTCATCCGCTTATGGGCGTACCGGGGTTCTTTTGAGCAATCAGTCTTACAACTCTCAACCTGTCTTTTCTAGCACCAAGCAGAGCAGTCGAGGATGTGACAAGCCTGACGTTTTATATCATACAGCATCGCCGGGCAGTGTCGTTAAAATGTTTCCGCAGCCAGTTTCTTCTCCTCCAGTCTTAGTGTACAACCAAGCTGtgatacaacaacaacatggaaaAAGAGCGGGAACAGAGGCGCTACCAAAAAAGTTGGATATAGGCAAATCTGTCCCACAGGCTAACCTTAACCCTGTCAAGAGTTCTCATCATCCCTTGCAATCTGCATCGCGTATTAGCTCCACCACCGGCCCTCCAATTGATTGCTCAGCTCTACACCTAAAACAAGATCCTCAGTCCCCACAAAATGTTCACCCCCCCTCAACTTTTGGCAAAGCCTGTACTCCTAGCACTTCGCCAGGAACCTCAGTGGTCATGGGCCACGTCATGTCAGTACCTGCTTACAGTTCCACTGTGCACCACCCGCACTCAGAACAGTCTTCTGTCATAATGCAACCTCAAAGTGTCACCCAATCCGTTCCACACGAAACCAGCCTGAGTGGGGCGCCCATGCCTGCTATAAACTATGGAAGGCGAAGTAATTCTCTGACCTCTCTGCAACACTCAGGCATCACTCAGTCTGTTGTCATCAGGCAGTCTCATTCAACTTCCCAAGGGTCATTGTCAAGCGGCGGTGGAACTGACGAGGACTCCAGACCGTTTAACCAAGCACTTAGCAGACATTCCGTGCCACAGCTCAAATCAGATAGCATGATCCTTCAGAGTGATCGCAGACAACGCCACCCAAGCTTGTGTATTGACCAGTATAGAGACATGCACCAGCACATCCTCACACATCAGCAACTGGGAGAGCAGGTCAGCGTTGAAACAAGACACACTTCAGATCCTGGGACAACCTTGTCCAGCAACATGTCCGGGCCTTCTCAGTGTCCCATTGTGAGGAAGAGCAGTGAGGTTTCAAGAAAAGAATCCCACCAACCAATAGAAGGACAGCTCATCCATTCACCCAACAATGAAAGTAGAATAAGACAGGTCCACTCATCTAGTCCTGTCATGGTGTCTCCTCACGCACATGGGATCCAGTTGGTGCATCTGGGAAGTGGTGCCTCATTTTCAGTGTATCGTGAACCCCGGGGTTTCCCGACACAATTAACTGGACATCCTTCATCAGGACACGGCCTGGTGAACCAAGGCGGCACATCTTCACAG ATTCCTCTAGAACCGGAACTGGGTCACAGGTGTAAAATACCCCAGTCGCTTGTGGGAGTAAGTGACCTCAAGCCAGACAGTCCTCACCTCCGCCATTCTACCTCTTCTGACATCCTGCACATGTCCCGGATACCACGGGAGGGAGCCT